Sequence from the Helianthus annuus cultivar XRQ/B chromosome 13, HanXRQr2.0-SUNRISE, whole genome shotgun sequence genome:
gacccgttaggattctaataggttattataaccttcgttccagaataggagcccagtaaaagacacgtgcatttttgaaattgtggttatacttgctcaggtaaatacttttaacttattttcccttatacgggcttgggggtacggtatataaaataccgcttggtcgggcaattgaccccatctcattagtagttgggtattatcaatgtgacccgtttaaaaacttggtgttgtttgtttttatgcctttgggagcttaatgaccatgtcccggatatccttggcatcatttttggccacgaccttgacacccgggtgtaggcgtacacccggtattatgtccattatttttaaggtattaacgttggcttcccgccgcggacttataccatgtggtgtgtcatttaaccttaaacccgatacgactcgggcgaccgaacggttaacaaacatgtaaatcttttacaagtttaactctgtttaattattcccaagttataaaatgttttgtgcctcgggcattcaaaccaatttttaaaaccttttcaaaatgagtcagttaaattgtatttaccagtgcaaactgacgtattttccccaaaaagattaagtgcaggtgctatacgcaataggctggtttctccttagcatcgtagagtctcgcaagcttttgggatgcatatatctgttgaacaatttctttctttttacttcgatccgcctgtggatctattttgactggttgtgatacttgatattacaattaatagttgaaataaatctaattttcatttgcttccgctgtgcattataatttgtgttgtttgacatatgatgatatcaactacgtcacgtaatcccccaccgggcccaccggtgacacgtggaaattaggggtgtgacaggagACTTTGACTCGAATGAATAGGGATCAATGGATAGACATTTTTTTAGGAGGAGAATCCAGGATGAACGTTTTTTTCATTTGCTATGCGCTGACTGGATGCGTACTCGCGTGATCAATCGATGAACGGGGGAATTGCGTGAATGACGAGACCGGCCTAACCTAAAGTGGGTCCCCCTTGAGAatctaatatattattaaaagtaaatataataataaactattataatatatattaaataaaaaataatagaaagcCATACATGGTTTATCATATGCCGTAAATCTTGTATGGATAAATACGGAGAGCACGTAGTTCATTGTAAATAGCTCCCTAGGTtcaaatatcggcatgactgGGTGCGGGATGTTTTTATGGGACATCCTGAGAAGAGCTGggatttctgctaagaaagaggcccTTGTGAATTTCCTCACAGACCCTATGGAACGGAGATCTACTATGCGACCAGCAGATCTACTCACATTTGGCTGGGCTAGGAGGAAACATACCTGTGTGGACCTCATAGGGGTTTCCCCATTGGTTTGTTTATGAGAAAACTATATATTGCATTGTTATGTCTAAACACattagaacaaaaaaaaaaagaacaatcATAATCAAAGTTCTTCATCCTCAACCCTTTTTCTGTAAATCCCGACCCCTCATAGATTATTCGTCTCAGATCAAGAATTTGAAACTTATCACCATACAAAACTCACAACTACCTCCCTCTTCCACCGCCAAGATTGATGATTTAGATTTGAAATTATGCCTCAAATTGGTGCATAGTTAAGAAATTGTTAATTATAACACCTTGTCATATCTCAGATGATGTATTCGCTTCGTCACCTACCAGATCTGTCACTCCGATCAACAACGACAATGTTCCAAGCTCGATTACTCCGATCTCAAATCTGTTTCTCCCCTTCTCTCTTCAGTTCCTGCAATAACAAATGAACCATTGGATGCCTTCGGTCGTGTTGATAAGAGAGCCAGATAACAAATCTGGCGACCCCTGGATCCGGCAACCACCACCCTTAGACGGACAGATAACAGATCCAACAAACCCCTCTCACCTCTTCAACCCTCGTTCACTCTTTTCATCCCCTGAAACCGTCAACATTCAAATCTGCAAAGAAAAACAAAGATCTTGAATTCTTGATCTATGGTTTTGGTAGCAGGGGTTGGTGATTGGTTTCAATTTTGGTGGAGAGAGCCTGTTCAAAATTATAAATGTtctatttaatttatttattaaatattttatataagtgagtaaaattaccaatataccctcatgtgcaaggcacatgtaATACTTAACTGAAAAATTTAACTAGGTTAGGGTCAAATGACGTAGAGTGTAACGAGTTTTGTAAATAAAGGATTGTGAGTGTAATTATTGAAGCTAAATGCTATCTGTTGCAATCTTatacaaacataaatgacgaaaaatgtaatttaccctaataataataataacactgtataacttttttgtttttatatataatataatataatataatataatataatataatataatataatataatataatataatataatataatataatataaaccGAAAATTTTTATAAGAGATGATTAAAATCTTAAAACCTAGATAAAAGGTTGCATTAATAATTGAAAATCATAAAAACTTAATAGACGAATTGTGAATTTAACAACATAGAAACATGTTTTACAACACTTAAAAGAATTTCTGTATAAATTAAAAAACATGAAAACAAAATTGTTTTCAAACTAAACTAGGTTGTACTTTCAAGTGGCTGCTTTTCAAATCGAAAGTGCGGTACAACCGTAAATAGCTCTTAAAAGCCGGCCCTAATTTACTATTTTCCCCCCTACCTTGTTGGGCTGGACTTTGGTGTTTTTACCTTCTATAATTATAATTTATTTCATAGTAACCCCCGATAATTTTAAATACATTCTATCAACATGATACCATGAGTGGCTGTGATTTCTAACACTAACACAAAGATAATATGAAATTTACTAGTTTCGGTTTATGATAAATAGGTCTGTTTTAGTTTTTCTCAGATCTCAACATATTTAACTAAACTAAACGAGTCGTGTTTATATCATCTCGACAGGTTCATGAGTTAACTCCGTCAACCCATTTAATGctttaattttttttggaaatGTATTATGTGTTAAAATTAAACCGATCGAGTATTTTATGCCATCATTTAGAATTTAAAACATAAACTGATATAATATTTTATAACTAAAATCtatatgttttatgttgttgatTACAAAATTGTAATTTAAAGTATTAATATgaagaaaaaacataaaaaatgggATTAAACGACCCGTACCCGTGTGAGCCCATAAATATCGTATTACGTTAGGGTTTGTATGCTTGATATGTTTTCGGGTTTGAATCATATCTATGTTCGTATGTCAAACTACAAACATATCCCGTTTAACAACCTATCATAATAAACATCTTTCTTTCTTAGAGaacaatatataaaaatatattttgtttcttaagaaaacaatatttttataaaaatactgATAACACTGATTTTTGCTATATAGTAACACAAAggtcatttgaaaaaaaaaaaaatcattttaaacTAGTGATGTATTTCAAATAACTTAACTTCATACCACAATTGCAAACGGTTACAAAGTATAAGGACTAAACACACCAACTTAAAATTCAGATTTGTTAATCAGAGTATATTAAAGTGTTAAGTAAATCCAAATCCCTCTCAATAATCaaatctttctctctctaaattctCTCGTCAGGTATCTCcacttcacacacacacacacacacttcatttCTCCCAAAATCACGAAGCTTTTTCGTATTATAATTCGTTTATATTCACACAAATTCATTCgtttagggtttgattttgacTTTGAGTTGTTAGATCATCATGTCTCTGAGACCTAACGCGAGAACGGAGGTTCGCCGGAACCGTTACAAAGTCGCCGTGGATGCGGACGAAGGGCGCCGCCGGAGAGAAGATAATATGGTGGAGATCCGGAAGAATAAGAGGGAGGAGAACTTGCTTAAGAAGCGTCAAGTGCTGCCGTCGGCGCAACCGGTTTCTGCCGGTGCTCCGGTCACTACCTCCGCCACCGTTGAGAAAAAGGTATTCTCTGTTCGATTAGAGATATTTGTTAATAGTTAGACTGTTATTATGTGTTTTGTTATGATTTGTGATGTGATGGTTAAAATATTGATATTGAATAGTGTAAATGAATGAATCAGTTGTGACTTGTGATAGGGATTGACTGTGTGATTACGAGGTTTGTTAAGTTTTTGAGGTTTGTGTGATAGGGATTGACTGTGTAAATTAAGTTAGGGTTTCAAAAGTTTCGTTGACTTACATTTTGATGTGCATGCTTTTACATGACTTGGTAGTTTGAAGGTTTTCGTATGCGTACCTTGCGATATAACCTTGTTATTTTATGGCAATACTGAGATTACTATGCTATAGTTGGATAAATGGAATGGAGTAGGTTGCAAGTTCTTGACGTGTCCGTGTTGATTGATAATCTTTTTAACATGTGTATGTGAACGGTTGTTAGTGGCTTAGCTTAAATACTGATATGCATTAAACCGATGTAAAATATTGTGTAGCCATTAGTGTGTATGATTATGTGTAACCAGTTGAAGGATCCATTTGTAAATTATTTCATCTTTGTGTGTGAATGACATGGAATATTCTTGATTAGGTTCTGAGTTCTGTAGCTGTTTACATTTGTATTTATACTGTGTCAAGGTGTATAGTTTGTTAGTGTTCCTTTTTGGCTTCCTCACTGTATTCATAAGTGGATTATAAATGTAATTACAAGTACATAATTTTTTTCGCACTGGGAATATTGCTAATAAAAGTATGATTTGAACCCATCATTAATTTGATATGATTGAATAGGCATGTGTAGTGACGCTTGAGTTGTGAGATTTTTTGTACAATCGTCTGCTTCTCAGTTCtcagataaatatatatatatatatatatatatatatgtgtgtgtgtgtgtgtgtgtgtgtgtgtgtgtgtgtgtgtgtgtgtgtgtgcgcttATTAAGTTTTTGTTTTCTATCTTTAAGTTATCAACCAGCTTTCAATTTGGGGACAGTGTGGGATGCCTGTTTGTTCTAACACTTTAATGTTCAGTAGTTTTATCTGTCCGGCCTTACTTGGCTGGGTATTTCAGTGGTCGTATATACTCCCACACTAGTTTCTTCATTATGTTTAACAAATTTGAATTTGTATGCATTGGATCCTTCTTTGAAGTCTTTGTTTATCTTTGTTATGTGTCCCTATGCATATAGATGGTGACTTTGGCTAAGTTGCTTTTTTGTAAAAGTAAACTCTTACAATGTGATAAAAAATATGCATATATCAGGAAAAGATTTACATGATTTGCCGTTAGGGTGGGTAAATATTTTTCTCTTCATATATAATTCATATTACTATGTAGCATGTACCATGAGTTCTGTTTATTTATCTTCTGACCTTGACCAATGGCCGAAAATATTGGGAGCAGTGGCTACTCTGTCCTATAAAGATCAAACAACCATGTATCAATTGAATATCATGATATGCAAATATGGTTCCATTTACCATTACATGATTGTTGTCATCTGAACTAttaaaaatgatgatgaaattgCAGTTAGAGAGCCTACCTTCTATGGTTGCTGGGGTCTATTCAACTGATAACAACTTGCAGCTGGAGGCAACTACTCAATTTCGTAAATTGCTCTCAATCGGTATAATGtttattttctattttatttCTCCTTCAAGAAGTCCTATCAATCATTAACCATTAATCGGAGAACCGACTAAACTTTATTTTACAGAACGGAGTCCTCCAATCGAGGAAGTCATACAATCTGGTGTCGTACCTCGCTTTGTCGAGTTCTTGATGAGAGAAGATTTCCCACAGCTCCAGGTCAGCATCATATCAAACCATTGGTTTTAATGCTGCTTGTTGTACTGCAATTTATGTTTGTTTGATTACTTGCTTTTAACACTAGTTTGAAGCTGCTTGGGCACTCACAAACATTGCTTCTGGTACCTCTGAGAACACAAAGGTTGTTATCGATCACGGGGCGGTCCCTATTTTCGTTAAGCTTCTTGCTTCTCCAAGTGATGATGTTCGTGAGCAGGTAACATGTGAATAATATAACTTACACGAAATGGATATAattattttatacatatataaCCATGCTTTCTTGATGTAGGCCGTATGGGCATTGGGAAATGTAGCTGGTGACTCACCGAGATGTCGGGATCTTGTTCTTGGTCAAGGTGCTTTGCTTCCATTGCTGGCTCAGTTAAACGAGCATGCTAAGCTTTCCATGCTGAGAAATGCCACGTGGACACTATCAAATTTCTGTCGTGGGAAGCCACAACCGCCTTTTGAGGAGGTTGTTTACTACTCCTTTTTGTTATCCAATATTTAGTTGATTAGATGTGGCAAGATGGGCGGGTTGGACATTAGGTCGTTTGTGTTCTGGTCAAAATGGGTCTAGTAGTATTTACCTGTGAACATTTCTTGTCAGGAGGGCTGCAAGTGAACCAAACGAAGGCAAACAtgaccttgttcatgttcgtttgtaaAGGAAATATGTGTTTACAAACTGTTTATGAatacttaccgaacgagattttatgttcgtgtttgttcgtcaAAGAAATGAACgagttcgtgttcgtgttcgtgttcatttgttaatttaggcaacgaacacaaacaagcgttcatgaacataatatatataCACCGGTACTTActaatttaaatattttatttgtcggaattttgaagtaattaaataaaatataaaaactaaaaacgctaatgaactatcgaacacaaacaaacacgttaccgaacgttcacgaacataagtGAATGAACGTGGCCTCTGTTCATGTTAGTTTATTTAACTAAAACGAACTTCCCGCTAAACAATTCATGAACTGTCCGCTGAACATTCGGTTCGTTTGTAGCCGTACTTGTCAGCTTTAAAAAAGAGTTAAGTGTTAAACATGATTATAAAAAGTGAATTTATTATATTAACAAATATGAATCTTTAAATAGAGTGATATAATATGTTGTAGGTAGTGTAAATACATTTCACATGacattcaacttgtgcgatccgattgGCCCATTTGACATGTTTCATTTTAGCTAAATTCTATTATTACAACAATCTGAATTTTAATTAATTTGCAGACAAAACCGGCATTGCCTGCACTTGAGCGACTTGTTCATTCAAATGATGAGGAGGTTCTAACTGATGCATGTTGGGCTCTCTCTTATCTGTCTGATGGTACAAACGACAAAATTCAAGCTGTCATTGAAGCTGGTGTCTGTAGGCGTCTTGTTGAGCTCCTCTTGTGAGCTTTTTCTTAAAGTCATTTATTATTACCATTGCTTAATGCTTGTAGCCTTGATCTAAATGATTCAAATTTTAACAACTGTATATACATACAATGTTCCAGGCATCCGTCTCCCTCAGTCCTCATTCCTGCACTTCGAACTGTAGGTAACATTGTGACTGGTGATGACCTCCAGACTCAGGTATGAGCTTGTGCTAGACTTTGTATATCATAaatatttagagtaaattgcctTTTTACGTCCTTAAACTTTGAACCAAATTGCAAGCGATGTCCTTTAACTAACGAAATTACACTGAACGTCCTTTATGCCCTCATGCGAGTGGCACGTGTTTAGAGTTAACATTAAAAAGTTAATTGGACACCGCTTGATGAGAAACAAACACTAACATAAAGGACATCCAATGTAATTTCGTTAGTTAAAGGACAGTGCCTGCAATTTGGCTCAAAGTTTAAGGACGTAAATTGCAATTTATTCTAAATATTTATCAATTGAACAATGCTCACATAATCCAGATCTAAACATACGTATACACCCAATGACATGTTTTTACATGTCAAACTTGTGCTGTTTATATTGTTATAGTTCATGTGGATTATTAACACTATTCAGGCTAGAAATAATGGTCTTATGTGGTTCTTAATCCAATCTTTTATCTAGAGTAATTGCTATATTTATGTTGCATTTAATCCTTTATTGTTAGACCCAAATATGTGATGCGCATTTTAGATAACAACGGTTGTTTATGCAGTGTATTATTGAGCACGGTGCACTCCCATGCCTGCTGAGCTTGTTGACCAATAACCACAAAAAGAGCATCAAGAAAGAAGCCTGCTGGACTATCTCGAACATCACTGCTGGCAACAAAGAACAAATCCAGGTTACATATATACATCTTTTAGGCTGCAGCTTTATATTTTCGCAATTTTGATCACTAGTTAAATTATATATAATGATTAAAAATTTATTTGTAGTCTGTAATCGAGGCTGGGTTGATTGCTCCCCTGGTCAATCTCCTTCAAAACGCTGAATTTGATATAAAGAAAGAAGCTGCTTGGGCCATATCGAACGCCACTTCTGGTGGAACTAATGAACAAATCAAGTATGTTATCAATAATGACTATTATTACAAAACAATATCATTATAGTaataagagtaaaatgtcatttttgtccctgaggtttggccagttttctGACTTTCATCCAAAGGGCTGTTTTTCCGTGTCTTGttattttcatccggctcgttaactccatccatttttctccattaaggCAGGGGTATTTTCGTTTTTTTGGTTAAcgaaaaatgaatggagttaacgaatacccctgaaaaagatTGAATTGCCCTATAAGTTAACAacaaaagacggaaatacccctgatttaacatagaaaaatgaatggagttaacgagccaaaTGAAAATGGCActatttcaaaccttttggatccagatacggaaaaacaaacctttggacaaaactggccaaacctcggggacgaaaatgacattttactctaataatattaataatataaatcGATGATTTGTAGGTACTTGGTGAGTCAGGGTTGTATCAAACCGTTGAGTGATCTCCTTGTATGTCCCGATCCAAGGATCGTTACCGTGAGTTTAGAAGGACTTGAGAACATATTAAAGGTTGGTGAAGCTGAGAAGAACTTGGGCAACACTGGAGATGTTAACTACTTTGCGCAATTGATAGACGATGCAGAAGGCTtagaaaagattgagaatttaCAGTCTCATGACAATAATGAAATTTATGAAAAAGCCGTTAAAATTCTCGAGACTTACTGgttggaagaagaagaagaagagctTGTGGTTGATGGTGCACAAGCTGGTTTCAACTTTGGTGGGCCCAATGCTCAAGTTCCACCTGGCGGGTTCAATTTTAACGGCTGAAGGTAATTATCACATATTTCATCGTACCAtcttttagaaaaaaagttaCTAATATAATTATTCTGGTATGTGGAAATTTACATTTGACACTGAtgattttattttgcagaaagataTGACGGGTGGGTGAAACATCAAGTCGGGGTCCGCTTGGGTCATATAATGGCGGTCCAGGTACAATAAACAAATGGGTTCATAGTTTGGGTTTGGGCGGGGCAATTTTtgggttcttttttttttttttttacctcgAGTCGTTGAATGTTTTGGAACAATGTTCGAGGGGGATATTGTGTATGGAGTCGGGGCAATTGTTTTGGAGTCATGAGTGTATATTCATATGATCTTTGAATCTATATATTGGCCACGTTGTAATGGTAAAATTGATGTATTTACTGTTTGCCATGGATGAAGTTTACACTTTTATTGAAGAGCATTTCATGTTAAGCTCAACAGGAAATGTTTGTTGCATATACAATTCACATGTATACGATCttaactagggctgtaaacgaaccgaacgaacacgaacgaggccttgttcgtgttcgttcattaaggaaataaatgtgttcacgaacggttcatgaacacttaccgaacgagattttatgtttgtgttcgttcattaaggaaatgagcatgttcacgaacggttcacgaacacaaataaatttggccaACGCAATTAAGAATAAAGGTGGATGACCCAGAGAGTAGCacaacttgaatcccttattgtggaatggaggtagatcatattcgtcgatgtaaataatgagaaaagaaagggaaatggtgcataaacaaggtgaaagagggtttcctagtttaattgttagggtaatgatataaataaaagtttaatagtataaaaaagtatagataaaatatatgaaagtataaaaatctttaattaaaacacgaacatacgaacataaacgagcgcaaatgaacgaatgttcacgaacaccttaccgaacgttcacgaacacaattgaacaaacgagacctttgttcatgttcgttcatttaactaatcgaacggaatttcttgttcatgttcgttcgtttattaaacgaacgaaaaTAAACGAACTttcgccgaacggttcacgaactgttcgctgaacgttcggttcgtttacagccctaatctTAACCCAACAGAAGAGTGTTTGAAGCGTTCGCCAATCAACTAGTGAAGATGACGTCGACTTGAGCTCCGATTAGTCTTCTGATGGGTTTGTGAGGCAGGGGGTCAACTATGCGTGGTGGTGGTCAAATTTCAGATCAACAGATTATCTTGGAATCAAAGGGCATTTAAACACGAATACATTCCTCATGCATGCATATGTTCATAAAAGAAAAGGATATGCAATCTAACATGATATGAAGAAAATGAGAAAGTATTAGGAAATCGCTTGTGTAATAAAATAaagctgatatctgtatatacCATAAAATTGATATAAATATGACTTGCTTAAAACACTATTAACTAGACCATGATGGTACAATAAATAAAGCGTATATATTTTTCATGTAACTGATGAAAAACATTTTATATCACGAAGTTATGTATTCTATAGTTTATTTATACTATGGTATTGAATAGAACTAAAAGAATAAAGTTATGGTTTATTATCACTCTCATCTCATGACATATTACATAAATATTTAAATGATAGTAAAAAACtgcttatttatttaaaatttgagaTAAAAAACATGACTTCCGAAGTGTCATACTCCCTAAACTCCATTATCAATTTACAAATGTCATAAGTTTTAGACCAGTAAATCTTAACGACTTGATTGTTTAACTATTTTTTAGTTTCAATTATccatttctccaagatcgatttggtcataatcctcttttgtcatattATAGTTTCCATATCGTCCTGCGACAGGACCTTCGTATGATTCGAGAATAGAAGCTAGAAAAGAAGAATATTTACAAGAAAAAATTGAATATAGTAATTATCACACCCAATAtatgcttataaaacaacaatattaTTAAAAGAGTATGGAAGGTTTGAAATGATTTTATATGggtatatgtctttgaaaataaTAGAAATCCATGAAATTAGTTTGGTTCAACATCCTTCCTAAAACTGAAGGTAATGATATAATGATCACTGTAAAAGTTATTATTTACGTAATTGAGTAATGCGTAATGACGTCCATATGAATAATGGGACTAATCAATAAAAATAGCATAGTAGGGGTGTGATAATATGATTAGTATCCTAGAAGGAAATCCATATGCCACGTGTTGGTGAAATGTTTTGTGTGTAAAAACCATTGTAAAGATGAGTTTTCACAATGTTGAAGCATAATACATGAGTATgccaaaattatattttattatatcaaaAGAGTAAAATAAATTAAACAAGACCATATTATACAAATTATTACTGCACACATTAATAGATAACTTTTGATCTACCTACATAAAAAACATTTATTTGATAGTTCTCTAATATGATTTTTATTTCGTGTATCAAattcatggttgtaaaaatcccaaCTAGACGCCTGATTAATTCCAATTAATTCTGGTTAATCTCGATTACTCGCTAGTCTCAACAACTCCAACCCACCAACCGACTAATTACTAATGATTTCTACCACCATGATCAAACTTGAACTCTCACAAAAAGTTAGATTATTTATCAAATTGAATTATTTGTCCTAActaataaaaccaaaaaaaataattCGAAATAAAAAGATCTACAAAACCATCAATCTCTCCAGGACTCCAACTGTGTGCTGCATTTATTGAACTAAAACCATTTATCTTCTTCTTCCTCCAACATAACTTCAAGAAATCTCAAATACACTAACCAACATCGGTGCATGAACACTCACCGCTTCCCACCGTTGACCATCACATGGCACCGCCATCCACCGTCTAATCTTCATCTATGCACCCGCACCGCCGTCCACCATCTACTCTTCATGTATGGACCGTTTGAATGTTTGATCTTCCTGCCCACGTTGACCATTATTGAGGATGATAATAGATTCATATCAGTACAAGTTTTAACTTTTAAGTCTATCATTTCATTTTATTATCATTTAAATGCATTCATGATAATTGCAGCTTTAACCAATAATTTAAAAGTGAGAAGCGTGtttcctttgactttgaccacTTTAATAATTTAGTTTTGCATGAAGGATCTAAGGGTTATCTAATcatcactagtgctctagtggtAGTGGTGATCACGTGtatttaaattggggatctattgtgtGAGAACGCTCTCTAGCACGGACCCGGTTAAAATAACGTATGTTAGATCTTCCGACATTCACGAATAATTcacacttttcaaaaaaaaaaaaaaaaaaattctaaggcTTGATCTAAATGCACCTCCTAATTACTAATAATACCCCCTTTGTGGGAGGAAAAGTACCGGTCTCACACGGTCCCCACCTGTAAGTATGTAAGAGTTAAGGTAGAGTCCCGTCAATCTCGTCGTGTAATGTCATTTaaacaatgttttaaaatccggcTTTTAAATCATACGGGCTTAGGTTTCGAAATGGTACAATCGGTTGAACCGAGCGGTTCAACCGAGTTGATTAATTAACACTATAAATCCATAAAATACAATTTTTACTTAAAAATAATCCAAAACTACATcatttcataaaataaaaaatattttaaaggttaatccataataaaaaataatccaacAATTCACTATTGGTACCTTTTTAGACGCTAGGTTTTGCTAAGAAGGTAAATCGTCACATTTTTTTGCCCAAaaaagattaaaagtaaaaattttAACCTTTGACCCGGTA
This genomic interval carries:
- the LOC110897866 gene encoding importin subunit alpha-2; translation: MSLRPNARTEVRRNRYKVAVDADEGRRRREDNMVEIRKNKREENLLKKRQVLPSAQPVSAGAPVTTSATVEKKLESLPSMVAGVYSTDNNLQLEATTQFRKLLSIERSPPIEEVIQSGVVPRFVEFLMREDFPQLQFEAAWALTNIASGTSENTKVVIDHGAVPIFVKLLASPSDDVREQAVWALGNVAGDSPRCRDLVLGQGALLPLLAQLNEHAKLSMLRNATWTLSNFCRGKPQPPFEETKPALPALERLVHSNDEEVLTDACWALSYLSDGTNDKIQAVIEAGVCRRLVELLLHPSPSVLIPALRTVGNIVTGDDLQTQCIIEHGALPCLLSLLTNNHKKSIKKEACWTISNITAGNKEQIQSVIEAGLIAPLVNLLQNAEFDIKKEAAWAISNATSGGTNEQIKYLVSQGCIKPLSDLLVCPDPRIVTVSLEGLENILKVGEAEKNLGNTGDVNYFAQLIDDAEGLEKIENLQSHDNNEIYEKAVKILETYWLEEEEEELVVDGAQAGFNFGGPNAQVPPGGFNFNG